The following DNA comes from Frankia casuarinae.
CCGGGCCGAGCTTGCGCCGCAGCCGCGTCACCAGGACATCCACCGTGCGGATGTCGGGAGCCGACTCGTCGTCGACCTGATGGCCCCAGACCGAGCAGAGCAGTGCCTCCCGGCTGTACGCCTGCCCGGGATGGCGGACGAAGAAGTCCAGTACCTCGAACTCCAGGTAGGTCAGCTGCAGGGTCCGGCCGTCAACGGTGGCGAGCCAGGCGGTGCGGTCGACCCACACCCCGCGCTGGGGCGGCGGCGCGATCTCCCACTGGCCGGTCCGGAGGCCGGCGTCGGGCGTGTGCGTGGGCGCCGTCGCGGGCAGGGACGGTCTCGGCAGGGACGGTCTCGGCCGGGACGGTCGTGGAAGGGACGCCGCCGGAACGGACGCCGCACGGGAGGGCGCGGTGTGGGGCGTCCGGTACGGGAGGACGGTCGTCTGCGGGGGCATTGCTGGCCTTTCGGTCAGGTTTCTCTCGGTCACCGAAGATCGGGTGGGCGGCGAGATGCCGTCGACGTGTCAGCGTTCTGGCCGGTGGGTCCGCCGGGTACGCGGCGCGGTGGCGCGAAGATGGTGGCGGTGTCTCTCACCGGCGGCGGCGGGGGAGGGCGGGGCCGATGTTGTTCGGGGGAGGTCGGCATGTGCAGCTACCAGCGATGACGCTGCCCGGTGGGGCTTTCCTGGCGATGCTTGCCGGTTCGCGCGAGACGAGGCAACGTCGGTTGACAGACGGTGGCGTGCCCTGGTGCGGCGTCCGGACCGACTGACGCTTCGTGAAGCGCCGTGCGGGAGGTAGGCGGCTGCCCGTCAGGCCGCCGGACAGGCGGCCGAGGCAACGCGGAGCAGATCAATGTGGCCCCGGGTGACCAGGATCAGCCGCTTCAACACAAGAGCAACGGAAGCACACTGCTCCGGTGGTCGCCAAGCATTGAAAAGTATGACTTATCTCACCTCTTGGTCTTTCGGTGGAATCCGTGGTGCATGACGCCGGCCGTGGAGGTCCCGGGATATCCATCTTCCCGATGGAGAAGCGTGAATATACTCACGGACTGTTCCAGGAACCGCGGCCGGGGACGTCAGGAACAGGAGATGCCGTGGCTCTGCCTGATTTCTTCGTGATCGGTGCTCCCGACGCGGGTACGGAGGTCCTGCACGAGGAACTCGGCCGCCATCGATCCGTCTTCATGTCCGAGATCCCGCAACCGGGGTACTTCCTGGCCGGGCGCATCCTGGAAAGCGGGCTCGACGTCACCACGGCAGGCCGGGCCGGCGTCGTCTGTTCCGTTTGGGACAAAGCCGGCGGGAGTGCCGGTCGTCCGGGCTGTGTGGCTCGCGCCGGGCCGGGCGAGCGATCACCTGTCCGTCGGCGATCCGACTACGAGGCGCTGTTCGACGCGGCTCCGGCGGGTGCGGTGCGCGGCGAGAGCACCCCGTACTATCTCGCCGACTTCACGGCGCTGCGGCATATTCACGAACTGCTTCCCTACGCGAAGCTCATCGTCGTTCTTCGTGATCCGGTGGAGCGGGCCTATGCGAACTGGGTCCGGATGCGGCTGGCCGGTCTTGAGGACCTCGACGATTTCGAACGTGCCGTGGCCGCCGAGGCCGCCCGGACGGCCGCGTGCTGGCCATGGCCGTGGCGCTACCTGGCCCTGGGCAGGTACGGCACGCAGCTGCAGCGGCTGTTCACGCTGTTCCCCCGCGAGCAGGTACTCCTGACGGCGCACCGCGATCTGATCGGGGATCCCGCCGCCGTCATTCGACGGGCCCACGGTTTCCTGGGGGTCAAGCTGGGGGTCAAGCTGGGGGTCGAGCGCCGAGGCCGTCCCGGGCCACCCGGGACGTCCGTGCCGACGCCCCCGTCCGTGCCGGCCTTCCCGGCCCCCCGGCTGGATCCGGCGATCGGGGCCCGGCTGCGGGACGGGTTCCGTTCCGATATCGCCCTGCTGAGCGACGTGACGAGACGCCGGTTCGACGAGTGGCTCGTCGAACCGGCGGACGACTCCTGACTATCATCCCGGCCGCGAGCAGCCCGGCCGCGAGCCGAGAGGGTAGCGTCGAGCGGGATGAGCGTCTCAGCAAGCAGCGATTCCACGGGTGGTGCGCACGCCCCCGAGGTACCGCCCGTCCCGGAGGGCGGCGAGCCCGCCGCGACAACCCGCCCGTCCGCGCCCGAACCGTTGCCCTACGACGGGGTCGCCTCCGTCGCGGTGGGAACCGTGCTGTGGGCCATCGCCGCGCTGGTCATGGCGTTCTTCCTCGACGAGCTGCGGGGCGACGGCCGGCTCTGGTGGTTCGCGACGGCGATCTGCGGCTTCGTCCTCGGGCTCGCCGGCCTGTGGATCGTGATCCGCCGCCGCAACCGGCTGCGGGCGCGGGGAAACCCTGACCACGCGGATCGATAGTCCGGCGACCGGAACCCAGCGGCGCGGCTCAGGTCTCGTCGAGGTCGTCCTCCGCGGCTCGGAAGGCGGCACCGTCGGGGTCGCGCAGCGCCGCGGCCAGCGCATGCCGCCGGTCCCACTGCCCGCCGCGCCAGGCCAGGGCCCGCGCGAGCGCGTCCGAGCCGGCCTCGGCATCCACGTGGATCTCGCCGCCGATCCCGCCGAGTACCCGCCAGGGCACCCGGGTTGGCCTGCCGGCGAGATCCTCGACCAGCAGCGGGTCGTGAACCCGGTACGGTGTGCCGTCCGGTGCCTGCCGGGCCTCGCCGGGGCCCGCCGAGGCGATCTCGCAGGTGCCCGCCTCGGCGGTGAGGCGCACGCCGAGGACGTGGGCCACCTCGGCCGCCCGGTCCAGCGGGAGACGCAGCCCGAAGCGGTCCGCGCCGAGCAGCCCCAGCATGTCCGGTGCGTCCACCACGACGACGTCGGCGCAGGCCCGGACGCCGTCCGGGGTGCGGACGGTCAGCGGCGGGTCGAACCGCCCGTCGTGGGCGGAACCGTCCGGCGCCGTCAGGACCCGGGCCACCGCGTCGACCGCGGCGATGTACAGCGTGCGAGCCGCGGGCCACGGCACGTCCCGGTCAACGTCGCCCAGCCGGTCGAGCAGGTCCATCACCGCGCCCAGGTCGCCGAGGACGTCCTCCAGCGTCAGCCGGCAGCCGAGGTGGCGCAGGAACTCGTCGTCGACCCCCGGGAGCGGTGCCGCCGGCGCGAACAGCCCGGTGAGCAGGGGGTCCGCGTCGGGTAGGACGAGCTCGCCCGGAGGCAGAACCCTGCTGTCCCGGTGCGCCGGGTGTTCCGCGGAGCGCTCCGCCGGGTGTTCCGCGGAGCGGGGCACCCGGCCGTCGCCACCGACGGGCAGCACCGCGTGCCGCGCCAGCCACCAGCGCGTATAGGACGGCTCGGGGGCGAACACGATGTCCCGCAACGGTGGTCGGGCGAGCTCGGCGAGCGCCTCGGGCCAGGCGGTCCGGTCGACGAGTTCGAGGTCGCGTACCGCCGCGAACACCCCGATCATGGCGGGTGCCGGTGGCCCGCCGGGAGGCGGCCGACGCAGGTTCGCCGAGCCGCCCGGCGCGCCGTGGTCGTCCGCCGCGACGTCGTCAACCCAGATGTCGCTGTCGTCGAGGTCAAGCAGGATCTGCTCGTCGGGATCCAACGGCAGGTCGTGGGCGTGCAACACCCCGAAGGTGCGCAGCACACCGACCTTCGCCAGTACCTCGGCGGGCCAGGCCCGCGCGACCTCGGCGCTCAGGGTGCCGAAGGGCGCGTCCTCGGCGAGCACCCGATCCAGGGGGCCTCCCTGGATCAGCAGCTCGCCGGCCGGGGTGAAGTCACCGTCGCCGTCCGGCAGCAGCAGCTCGTCGAGCCAGCTCAGGTCGGCCGCGGACTCCTCGCCCGCGTCCCGGACCAGCGCCAGCACCGCGTTCGCCAGGGCGGTGAGATCATCGGGATCGTCCTCCGGATCGGCGTCCAGGACCGCCTCGCGTACCGCCGCATCCCTTAGGACACCCGCTGGAGTGCCCTCAAGCGCGCCGAGGGTGCGCAGGGCATCCCGCGCCGCGTCCTGGGCGCAGGCGTCGGGATGCACGACCCGCAGCGGCAGCCCCGATCGGGCCAGCGCGACGATGTCGAGGTCGGCGGTGGGCAGCAGGGTCCCACGCGGACCGGTGACCATCCGCGTCCGCAAGGCGCTGGACCCGGCTGCCCCGCGCGGCTCGGTGTCCTCCCAGGGCGCGGGAACCTCCGTGACCGGTACCGGAAGCGCGCCGAGCGCATCCCGGTCCGGCGCCCCGACCAGGAGCGGATAGAGACGTCCCCACCAGTGTGGCGGGCGGGGCACCCCGGAGAGCAGCTCGACTAGGGCGGCGCTGTCCACCCGTCGAACGCCCAGGGCGGAGAGTGCGGTACGCCACCGGCGGGCCGCATAGGCCGCCGGGAGCAGGCCGGGAACCTGCCCATCGACCTTCGCCGCGACGGTGTCGTCGCTATCCGGACCCGCCCCGTCCGTGCCGGCGATCTCGGCCGGGTCGGCCTCGGTCCAGGCCTCGGCCGGGTCGGCTCCGCAGGAGCGCAGCAGCTCGGTGACCGCATCGGTCGCGGGGCCGAGATCGCAGACGGAACAGTCCCGGCCACGCAGACCGGCGGGCAGCATCGCCGCGTCCGGGAGAAGTCGGGTCAGCACGTCCCGTAGCCTGCCGTCGACTTCGCCCACCGGCAGCCCCGTCGGCACGAGGGCCAGCGCGGCCAGCGGGTCGCCGGGTGTCTCGTCTGGGTTCCTGCCGGCGTCTGGGTTCCTGCCGGCGTCTGGGTTCCTGCCGGCGTCTGGGTTCCTGCCGGCGCCCAGGTATTCGGCCAGCGCCACGGTGGCCGCGCTCAGCTGATCGGTGAGCCAGTCTCGTAACGGACCCGATACCGTGTGTCGACGCGAGGGATCCAGTGGCAGCTCGACGCTCGCCAGGATCGGCAGCGAGATCGGTTCGTCCGTCGGCTGAGGTGCCCGCACGACCCGGGCGACGCCCTCGGGCCATCCGCCGTCGCGGACCATGACCCGGGCGGTGAAGCGGTTCCGGCCGCGCTCCTCTACCGGGCGGTCGGCCAGCAGGTTGGCCGGGATCACGCCGCTACGGGCGATGCCGCGCCAGCGCTCGCCGTCGAGATCGGCGATCTCCACGCGGGTCGCCGTCACGCCCGGCGCGGGCTGGGATGAGCCGCCCCCGCGGATCCATCGACAGGTGATCGTCCGAACGGCTCCGTCGACGTCAACCACGATCTCGCTGGGACCGCCGAGGACGAGCGGCAGGGTCGGATCGAGCCCGGCCAGCAGATCCCGGGCCGCCGTGGCCGCCGCGACGTCCCGCAGCGGGAGGCGGATCACGGTGTCGTACCCGTCCGGCGGTGCGGGCGGCGCGGGAAGATCGAATGGCAGCCGGAGGATGGGTACCGCCCCGTCGCGCCGGGCCAGTTCTTCGGTCAGGCCCGGCGCCGGCGTCGTGGTGCCGGCGCAGCCCACCCCCGCGGCCGTCACGGCCTTGATCACCCTGCTCTTCGACCAGGTGACTCCGGACGCCCTCCCGCCCGGGCGGGACCGGGAGACGATCGAGGGATCGTCGCTCACCGCGAGCACTGCGGCGAACCCGGCGCCGAACCGCCCTACCGACGTGGTGTCCCGTTTCGCCGAGGCACGCAGGGTCGACAGCGCCTCCACCCCCGCCGGGCTCAGCGGTGCCCCCGTGTTGGCGATCTCCAGCAGGCCCCCGGGACCGGCGCCGGTCTTCGAAGCATCCGGAGCATCCGACTCCGAAGCGGAGGTGCGCAGCCGCAGGTACACCCGGGCCGGGACGCCGGCCTCACGCGCGGCGTCGACCGCGTTCTGCACAAGTTCGACGACGAGGCGGTCGCGGTAGGCGCCGAGAGCCGCGTCCTCCTCGGCATTGGCGTCTTCCCGGAAGCGGGCCGGGGAGGCGGCCCAGGCGTCAAGAACCCGCTGCCGGATCGCGGCGGTTGCGTACTCGTCGGCGGGAGCGCGCGGGATCGTCACTGGCACCCGTCCATACTCGTCTTCCTGCCCGGCAGGGCGGGGGATCGGGTCCGGCACACCGGCGCGCGCGGACAGCCGGATATAACCGCGTACCGGTTTGTACCGGTTTGTACTAGATGTTATCGGGTGGTGCCTGGTGGTATCTGGCAGGTAGGCTATCCGGCCGGGACGCGGCGCCGGGCAGGATGGAGGGGTGCCACCCCGCGGACGCCGCCAGGATCCCAGGGCGACCGGTACCGAGCTGGCCGCGACGTTGGCGGACCAGTGGCAGCGGATCGTCGATGCGGTGAGTGTCCTGCCCGACGGGGCCCTCGGGGTGCCGAGTCCGCTGCCCGGCTGGACGGTCGGCGACCTCGTCCTGCACGTCTCCCGCTCCGCGTCCGCGCTCACCGAGGCCCTGGCCCCCGCGGTCCCGGCGTCCCGGCGCACGACGGATCTCGTCACGGCGAGGGATCTCGTCACCGCGAGCGGCTACCTGACGGGCGCCGGAACCCGGACGGAGGCCGTCGCGGACACCGCCCGCTCGCTGGCGGCGAACCGTGGGCCGGCCGAGATCAGAGGCCGGCTGGCCGGCGAGGTGTCGGCCGCGGTGGCCGCCATGGCCGCGGTGACTCAGGAAGCGGTGGTCCCGACGCCGGGCGGCCCAATGCGACTGGCGGAGTTCCTGCGCACCCGAGCGGTCGAGGCGGTGGTGCACGGCCTCGATCTAGGCGTCACGCCGGTCCGGGATGCGCTCAGGGCGGCGACGAAGGTGTTCGCGGAGATGTTCGCCGAGCGGGCACCCGGACGCTCGGTGGAACTGCGGGTGCCGCCGTTCACAGCCGTGCAGATCGTCGAGGGTCCACGCCATACCCGGGGCACACCGCCGAATGTCGTCGAGGCCGAACCCGTCGCCTTCGTCCTGCTGTGCGCGGGCCGCCTGCCGTGGGCCGAGGCGGTGGCCGACGGCCGGGTCGCGGCCAGCGGCGAGCGCGCCGACCTCAGTTCCTACCTGCCCCTCCTGTAGATGCGGGTTGGCTGGTCCGGATGATCTACCAGGGACGATCTGGTCCGTCCGGGCATGCGCGCACAACGGCCGATGCGCGTCCTCACTGCTAGCGTGGTGGAAGGTAGCTGCCGGGGTGAGGCGGTGGTCGGAGTGGTCGGCGCGTCTCGGCACGTCTCGGCACGTCAGCGGACGAGCCCGGCACCTCTGTGGTCCCGCATGGTCCCGCGCGAGATCGTCCGCATTCTTCGGTGTCCCTGACCTGTCGAGGAGTCCTGGTGCCAGACGTCGCACCCCGCTTCGGCGCCACCCCCGGATGGGAATCAGACCTCTCCGACGAGCCGGGGCCGCGTGACGCCTGCGGTGTGTTCGGGGTGTGGGCGCCCGGTGAGGACGTGGCGAACCTGGCCTACTACGGTCTGTACGCGCTGCAGCACCGCGGGCAGGAGGCTGCCGGCATCGCGGTCGGGGACGGTCGGACCGTGGTGGTCTTCAAGGAACTGGGGCTTGTCGCTCAGGTCTTCGACGAGGTCACCCTGTCCAGCCTGAGCGGCCATGTGGCGGTCGGTCACACCCGGTACTCGACGACGGGCTCCTCCACCTGGGAGAACGCCCAGCCGTCGTACCGCACCGCCCGCTTCGGCGGCCCCATCGCGCTCGGGCACAACGGCAACCTCACCAACATCGTCGAGCTCGCGCGGACGCTCGGCGCGGAGCGGGACCGCCTGCGGGCGACCACCGACTCGGACCTCATCACCGCCATGCTCGCCGACCATCCCGGCCCGACCCTCGTCGACGCGGCGATGGACGTGCTGCCCCGCCTGACCGGGGCCTTCTCGCTGGTCTTCTCGGACGCCTCGACGCTGTATGCCGCCCGGGACGCGCACGGGATCCACCCGCTCGTGCTCGGCCGGCTCGACGGCCATCCCGACGGCGCGTGGATCATCGCCAGCGAGACGGCCGCCCTCGACATCGTCGGCGCCACCCTCGTACGGGAGATCGTTCCCGGCGAGCTGGTCGTCATCGACGCCGAGGGGGTGCGTTCGCGCACGTTCGCCCGGCCCGATCCGCACGGCTGCCTGTTCGAGTACGTCTATCTCGCCCGCCCGGACACGTCGATCGCCGGACGTTCCGTGCACGCCACCCGGGTCGATGTTGGCCGGCAGCTGGCCCGCGAGGCGCCGGTGGAGGCCGACCTGGTCATCCCCGTGCCGCAGTCCGGGGTACCCGCCGCGGTCGGCTACGCGGAGGAGTCGGGTATCCCGTTCGGTGAGGGCCTGGTCAAGAACTCCTACGTCGGGCGCACCTTCATCCAGCCCTCGCAGACGATTCGGCAGCGCGGGATCCGGCTCAAGCTGAACCCCCTGCGGGATGTGATCGAGGGGCGTCGCCTCGTCGTGGTGGACGACTCGATCGTCCGCGGCAACACGCAGCGCGCGCTGGTGCGCATGCTGCGGGAGGCCGGCGCCGCCGAGGTCCACATCCGGATCTCCTCGCCGCCGGTACGGTGGCCCTGCTTCTACGGCATCGACTTCGCGACCCGCGCCGAGCTGATCGCCAGTGAGGCGGGCATCGAGGAGATCAGAGCCTCTCTCGGGGCCGACTCGCTGGCCTACGTCTCGTTGGAGGGCCTCGTCGAGGCCTCCCGCCAACCGGCCGGCACGCTCTGCCGGGCCTGCTTCGACGGCGTGTACCCGGTTCCGCTGAACGATTCCGACAAGCTCGGCAAGCATCGGCTGGAGGCGACGGGCGGCGCGGAGACCACCGAGGACATGATCGCCGAGGCGTTGCGGCGCGGCGTGACGCTGGGCATGAACGGTGCCGATCCCTCCCCGGACAACCACGACGCCGAGCCTGAGCCCGAGCCCGATCTTGAGTCCGAGCCCGAGCCGGCCGGGGTGAGGCCCGCATGAGCGGTGGATTGAACTCGTACCGGGCGGCCGGGGTCAACGTGGCCGCGGGCGAGCGTGCCGTCGAGCTGATGCGCGGTCACGTCGCGCGCGCGATCCGGCCCGAGGTCGTCGGTTCGCTCGGCGGATTCGCCGGCCTGTTCGCGCTGGATACGGCGCGGTACCGTCGGCCGCTGCTCGCCTCGTCGACCGACGGTGTGGGCACCAAGATTGCCGTTGCCCGGGCCCTGGACACGCACGACACCGTGGGCATTGATCTGGTCGCCATGGTTGTCGACGACCTCGTGGTGTGCGGCGCGGAGCCGCTGT
Coding sequences within:
- a CDS encoding putative leader peptide, with amino-acid sequence MLKRLILVTRGHIDLLRVASAACPAA
- a CDS encoding winged helix-turn-helix domain-containing protein, whose protein sequence is MPPQTTVLPYRTPHTAPSRAASVPAASLPRPSRPRPSLPRPSLPATAPTHTPDAGLRTGQWEIAPPPQRGVWVDRTAWLATVDGRTLQLTYLEFEVLDFFVRHPGQAYSREALLCSVWGHQVDDESAPDIRTVDVLVTRLRRKLGPEHRDRIETIRRVGYRYRPADPSTDG
- the purF gene encoding amidophosphoribosyltransferase; this encodes MPDVAPRFGATPGWESDLSDEPGPRDACGVFGVWAPGEDVANLAYYGLYALQHRGQEAAGIAVGDGRTVVVFKELGLVAQVFDEVTLSSLSGHVAVGHTRYSTTGSSTWENAQPSYRTARFGGPIALGHNGNLTNIVELARTLGAERDRLRATTDSDLITAMLADHPGPTLVDAAMDVLPRLTGAFSLVFSDASTLYAARDAHGIHPLVLGRLDGHPDGAWIIASETAALDIVGATLVREIVPGELVVIDAEGVRSRTFARPDPHGCLFEYVYLARPDTSIAGRSVHATRVDVGRQLAREAPVEADLVIPVPQSGVPAAVGYAEESGIPFGEGLVKNSYVGRTFIQPSQTIRQRGIRLKLNPLRDVIEGRRLVVVDDSIVRGNTQRALVRMLREAGAAEVHIRISSPPVRWPCFYGIDFATRAELIASEAGIEEIRASLGADSLAYVSLEGLVEASRQPAGTLCRACFDGVYPVPLNDSDKLGKHRLEATGGAETTEDMIAEALRRGVTLGMNGADPSPDNHDAEPEPEPDLESEPEPAGVRPA
- a CDS encoding DUF2530 domain-containing protein, which encodes MSVSASSDSTGGAHAPEVPPVPEGGEPAATTRPSAPEPLPYDGVASVAVGTVLWAIAALVMAFFLDELRGDGRLWWFATAICGFVLGLAGLWIVIRRRNRLRARGNPDHADR
- a CDS encoding sterol carrier family protein, producing the protein MPPRGRRQDPRATGTELAATLADQWQRIVDAVSVLPDGALGVPSPLPGWTVGDLVLHVSRSASALTEALAPAVPASRRTTDLVTARDLVTASGYLTGAGTRTEAVADTARSLAANRGPAEIRGRLAGEVSAAVAAMAAVTQEAVVPTPGGPMRLAEFLRTRAVEAVVHGLDLGVTPVRDALRAATKVFAEMFAERAPGRSVELRVPPFTAVQIVEGPRHTRGTPPNVVEAEPVAFVLLCAGRLPWAEAVADGRVAASGERADLSSYLPLL
- a CDS encoding sulfotransferase, giving the protein MALPDFFVIGAPDAGTEVLHEELGRHRSVFMSEIPQPGYFLAGRILESGLDVTTAGRAGVVCSVWDKAGGSAGRPGCVARAGPGERSPVRRRSDYEALFDAAPAGAVRGESTPYYLADFTALRHIHELLPYAKLIVVLRDPVERAYANWVRMRLAGLEDLDDFERAVAAEAARTAACWPWPWRYLALGRYGTQLQRLFTLFPREQVLLTAHRDLIGDPAAVIRRAHGFLGVKLGVKLGVERRGRPGPPGTSVPTPPSVPAFPAPRLDPAIGARLRDGFRSDIALLSDVTRRRFDEWLVEPADDS
- a CDS encoding sacsin N-terminal ATP-binding-like domain-containing protein; the encoded protein is MPVTIPRAPADEYATAAIRQRVLDAWAASPARFREDANAEEDAALGAYRDRLVVELVQNAVDAAREAGVPARVYLRLRTSASESDAPDASKTGAGPGGLLEIANTGAPLSPAGVEALSTLRASAKRDTTSVGRFGAGFAAVLAVSDDPSIVSRSRPGGRASGVTWSKSRVIKAVTAAGVGCAGTTTPAPGLTEELARRDGAVPILRLPFDLPAPPAPPDGYDTVIRLPLRDVAAATAARDLLAGLDPTLPLVLGGPSEIVVDVDGAVRTITCRWIRGGGSSQPAPGVTATRVEIADLDGERWRGIARSGVIPANLLADRPVEERGRNRFTARVMVRDGGWPEGVARVVRAPQPTDEPISLPILASVELPLDPSRRHTVSGPLRDWLTDQLSAATVALAEYLGAGRNPDAGRNPDAGRNPDAGRNPDETPGDPLAALALVPTGLPVGEVDGRLRDVLTRLLPDAAMLPAGLRGRDCSVCDLGPATDAVTELLRSCGADPAEAWTEADPAEIAGTDGAGPDSDDTVAAKVDGQVPGLLPAAYAARRWRTALSALGVRRVDSAALVELLSGVPRPPHWWGRLYPLLVGAPDRDALGALPVPVTEVPAPWEDTEPRGAAGSSALRTRMVTGPRGTLLPTADLDIVALARSGLPLRVVHPDACAQDAARDALRTLGALEGTPAGVLRDAAVREAVLDADPEDDPDDLTALANAVLALVRDAGEESAADLSWLDELLLPDGDGDFTPAGELLIQGGPLDRVLAEDAPFGTLSAEVARAWPAEVLAKVGVLRTFGVLHAHDLPLDPDEQILLDLDDSDIWVDDVAADDHGAPGGSANLRRPPPGGPPAPAMIGVFAAVRDLELVDRTAWPEALAELARPPLRDIVFAPEPSYTRWWLARHAVLPVGGDGRVPRSAEHPAERSAEHPAHRDSRVLPPGELVLPDADPLLTGLFAPAAPLPGVDDEFLRHLGCRLTLEDVLGDLGAVMDLLDRLGDVDRDVPWPAARTLYIAAVDAVARVLTAPDGSAHDGRFDPPLTVRTPDGVRACADVVVVDAPDMLGLLGADRFGLRLPLDRAAEVAHVLGVRLTAEAGTCEIASAGPGEARQAPDGTPYRVHDPLLVEDLAGRPTRVPWRVLGGIGGEIHVDAEAGSDALARALAWRGGQWDRRHALAAALRDPDGAAFRAAEDDLDET